A region of the Blastocatellia bacterium genome:
TCTCTCTCTGGATGGGGCCTCGCAATAGACGCGTAAAACGGGTTCGGTGCCCGATTGTCGGAAGAGGATCCAGCTTCCATCGCGGAAGTGAAGCTTGGTTCCATCCAGAGTCTCGATCCGGGCCACGGGCTGGCCGACCAGTGTGTCGGGAGGGTTTTCGGCCAGTCGGGCCACAATCGCGCGTCCTTCGTCAACGGGCCGATGCAGATCCCGGCGCTCGTAGTGGAACTCGCCGAATTCACGCCAGAGCGCCCGAATCATTTCCGATGGCGTGCGACCGCTGGCCGCAATCGCTTCGAGAAAGAGCAGCCCCGTGAAAATTCCGTCGCGCTCGGGTAGATAGCCCCGCACGCCGATGCCGCCCGACTCTTCTCCACCGATGAGGATGTCTTCCGTGAGCATGAGGTCAGCGATGTATTTGAAACCAATGGGAACAATCTTGAGCGGTAGCCCGAGGGCCTGGGCGACACGGTCAACCAGCACACTCTGCGAGAACGTGCGAACGACCGCCCCTCGCGCTCCCCTGGTGCGCGCCAGGTGGAGAATCAGGAGGGGGAAGATTTGATGAGGCGTGATGAACTCCCCCTGCTCATCAACGGCGGCGAAGCGATCCGCATCACCATCGGTCGCCAGGCCGACGATGGCTTTGTGGGATCGAACGGCCTGAAAAAGCGGACCGAGGTGTGTCGGGAGCGGTTCGGGATGAACCCCGCCAAAGAGAGGATCACGTGCAGCCCGAATCGTAATGACCCGGCAGCGGCTACCCCGAAGGAGCCTTTCGGTATAGCCATCTGCCGTCCCGTGCATCGCGTCAACAAGGATCGTCCAGTCCCTCCGGCGGATCGCCTCCACGTCAACCAGCGTCCGCAGCGTGCGAAAATATTCATCATCACAAGGGGCGATCCATCGAATGAGCCCGACCGCTTGAGCTTCCTTAAGCGGCAGGCGTCGCGGCTGTGAACGAAAGAGTCGCGCTTCAATGGCCGATGTCACGTGAGGTCGTGCCGATCCGCCAAACGATTCCTTGACCTTAAATCCGTTGAAGTGAGCGGGATTGTGGCTGGCAGTGATCACGATACCCGCCGGCAGTCCCATCTGCCGAACCTGAAACGAGACGAGCGGCGTCGGCAGATCGCGCTCGGAAACAGCCACCCTGATCTCGTTGGCCGCAAGCACTTCCGCCACACAAACGGCAAATCGCTCGGAAAGAAACCGCCGGTCATATCCGATGAAGATTTCCCGAGGAGAGAGGTCCAGCTCTCGGACATAATCTGCGAATGCCTGTGCGACGATCTCGAGATGAGCGAAAGTGAAGTCTCGCGCGATCTGGCCTCGCCAGCCATCCGTCCCAAAACTAAGAGCCACTCTTTCACTCATAGGACCTCAGTTTAGCATCTGGTCGTATTAGAACGCCAATGAAGCTACCACGGAATGTGCTATCATTAGCGGGCGGCAGAAACGAGAGGATAAGGAGTAAGAGCGATGGGACGGTTGAAGACGGATCTCATGGAACTACGCCAGCTCCTGCATCCGGTTCTCGTGGAGGTGGAGATGGCGATTGATACCGAGACCTATCCCGATTGGACGGAGGTCAAGGAGAAAATAGTGCAGGCGCTTGAAGTCGTGCGCAAACTCGAGCGCGATCAACTGTGGCGCGCGCTCAAAAAATAGACCGACGAGATCCGACCGGGCCGGAAGCTTTGGAGGAGCGAAAGTGCCGTAACCCGGTGCGCACACGGAACCTCCCGGAGGAACCATCGCTACCTGATCAGATCACATAGATCGAGGAGACATCAATGGCACTGCAAGAACGTATTCACAACGATATGATCGCGGCCCTCAAGGCCAAAGATGAATTGCGGCTGAGCACATTGCGCCTCATCAAAGCAGCACTGAAGAACCGCGAAGTCAGCCTGATGCGCCCGCTCGACGATGCCGGCGTCATCGAGGTCCTCAAGAGCCTCATCAAACAGCGTCGGGAATCGGTGGAACAATATCGCGCCGGCGGTCGTACGGACCTGGCGGAGAAAGAGGAAAAGGAGATTGCGATCATCGAGGAGTATCTTCCCGCCGCGATGAGCGACGCCGAACTGGAACGCATCGTGGCTGAAACCATCGCCGAGTTGGGAGCTACGACGCTCAAGGATATGGGGCGCGTCATGAAAGCAGTGATGGCGAAACTCGAGGGCCAGCTCTTCGACGGTAAAGTCGTCAACCAGATGGTTCGAACGAAACTCTCTCAAGGGGGATGATCCTATGTTTTTTGCACTCTCGCTGGGGGGCATATTGTGGGCGGTTCACGTCGCCTTGAGCATCATCGCCATTTCTGATGTGCTCAGACGCTACCGGGACCTGGGCACCCAGTTTGTGCTTATCCTGATGATCCTCATTTTGCCACTGGTTGGGCCAGGTCTTTACCTCGTCGTACTGCGACCAAAGGACACCATGTGACATCGGCCGCTCTGACAATGAGAATATCTGCTCGGTGTGCTTCGGTCCTCGTGACCTGACAGAAGTTCACCTGGTTAAGCCTTATCCCGAATATAGCCGACGGCCGATGAACAACTCCTCCCACAGGGGCCACCAGAAACGTGCTCAAATGAAAAAGGACCATTTTTGAAGGGGGCTAGGGCTCTGCTCCGTGAGAGATTCTGGAAAATCCTCACGCTTGGAGGTTGGT
Encoded here:
- a CDS encoding PLDc N-terminal domain-containing protein, which translates into the protein MFFALSLGGILWAVHVALSIIAISDVLRRYRDLGTQFVLILMILILPLVGPGLYLVVLRPKDTM
- a CDS encoding phosphoglucomutase/phosphomannomutase family protein, yielding MSERVALSFGTDGWRGQIARDFTFAHLEIVAQAFADYVRELDLSPREIFIGYDRRFLSERFAVCVAEVLAANEIRVAVSERDLPTPLVSFQVRQMGLPAGIVITASHNPAHFNGFKVKESFGGSARPHVTSAIEARLFRSQPRRLPLKEAQAVGLIRWIAPCDDEYFRTLRTLVDVEAIRRRDWTILVDAMHGTADGYTERLLRGSRCRVITIRAARDPLFGGVHPEPLPTHLGPLFQAVRSHKAIVGLATDGDADRFAAVDEQGEFITPHQIFPLLILHLARTRGARGAVVRTFSQSVLVDRVAQALGLPLKIVPIGFKYIADLMLTEDILIGGEESGGIGVRGYLPERDGIFTGLLFLEAIAASGRTPSEMIRALWREFGEFHYERRDLHRPVDEGRAIVARLAENPPDTLVGQPVARIETLDGTKLHFRDGSWILFRQSGTEPVLRVYCEAPSRERVRQMIEAGVALCRND
- a CDS encoding GatB/YqeY domain-containing protein — its product is MALQERIHNDMIAALKAKDELRLSTLRLIKAALKNREVSLMRPLDDAGVIEVLKSLIKQRRESVEQYRAGGRTDLAEKEEKEIAIIEEYLPAAMSDAELERIVAETIAELGATTLKDMGRVMKAVMAKLEGQLFDGKVVNQMVRTKLSQGG